The segment TTCACAATCGGCACGGTAGCCGCCTGAATTGCGGGGGCTATTCCGGAGACCAAACCAACGACCAGCGAAACGACCACACCGGCAGCTAACAACTCAAACGAGGGCCGAAATGCGATCGTGGCTCCTTCGGCTCCGATGGCAAATCCGCCCAACTGTAGCGCCAGCAACGCCAACAGCGTTCCGCCCAATCCACCCACCAGGCACAGGATCGTACTTTCGGCCAACACCAATCGCATGGCTCGCAGTGGCCGAACGCCGATCGTTTGCAGCACCGCGTACTCTTTGATTCGATCCTGCACCGACATGATTGTCGTCGTGGCGACCAGAGACAACACGAGCCCAACGCAGGCATAGCCCAGCCAGTGAGCGAAGCCAATCAAATCGGTCAGGTCCGACAGAGTGCTGGCCTGAAAGGCGCCTTTTCGGCGCGTCGTCGTGGCGACCGGTCCGGCACGAAGGTCCAGGTCAATCGCCCGAGCCACCTGGTCCGGATCGGCGCTGCTGGTGAGCACGACTTCATGCTGAGTCACCACGCCGGCGGCGTCGAGCCCTCGCGTGTACTGCAGGAAATCGAGACTGGTGTAAATCAAATTCTCTTCCGACGGAACGCTGGACTGAAACACACCAGCGACGTTGACCGAGATGTCTCCGATGGAAAACTGGTCGCCTCGTTTGATGCCGCGTCGCTGCGCAAAGTTGCGCCCAACGATCGCGGCGTCACGACGAGACTGAAACTCTTCCCAGCTTCCATCAATCAGCTCCACGGGACGATTGTCTTTGATTTTTTGCGGGTCGGCGCCATTGAACACAACGATATCCAAACTCGCACGGCAGTTGTTGGTCCAAACTTGAACCGGCACGACGTCAGCGACGCCTTCGATTTTGCGAATTTGCGATGCGTAGTCCTGTGGCAATCGACTGCTGGTGGGACAAAAACGATTTTCCTGAAATACGATCAGACTTCGGTTGGCGTCCGCACCGGAGGTCAACCGATCGAGTCCCTGTTGCACCGAACCGACAAAGCAGAACACGAACATTGCCACCGCCGCACCGGAAACGGTCAGCAGCGTGCGTGCCCGGTGTCGATAGAGTGTTTTTAAAACGTAGCGTAACATTTGGATTCCTGAAATTCGTGTTTTGCAAAGGTGGGATAGGCTTCCAGCCTGTCGTCTCATTTCAAAGACGGAAGCAACCAGCGCGATCACAGGCTGGAAGCCTATGCCACCCCGCCTGGCAACTGTTCGTGAAACTTCCCCTCGTCCAAACGCAACTGGCGGCTTGCGATTTTTGCCACATCGGAATCGTGCGTCACCAACAGCATTGTGATGTTCAGCTCGCGATTGAGCCGCTGCAACAACGATTGAATCTGCTCACTGGTTTTCGTGTCCAAACTTCCCGTCGGTTCGTCCGCCACGACGACTTTCGGATGAGCCACGATCGCACGAGCAATTCCGACGCGTTGTTCCTGACCACCGGAAAGCTGTCGCGGATAATGCCTGGCTCGATCGCTCAAGCCCACGGCCTGCAGCGCCAGTTGCACGCGTTGGCGACGTTCGGCAGCGGTCAGCTTCAACAACAAGGTCGGCAGTTCGACATTCTCATACGTTGTCAGCACCGGAATCAGGTTGTGCGTTTGAAAAATGTATCCGAGGTTGATCGCTCGCCAATCCGCCAGCTTACTACGCGAAAGCTTCGTGATCTCGACGCCGTCCACGGTAATCGTCCCTTCGTCGGGTTGGTCGATTCCACTGATCACGTTCAACAACGTGCTCTTCCCGGTTCCGCTCGGCCCCATCAGCGACACAAAATCGCCTTCCTCGATGTCGAGATTGACACCATCGAGAGGTTGGATTGTGTCGTCCCCTTTTGTGAAACTCTTGCTGACGTTTCTAAGTTCAACCAATGCCATTTTCTATCTCCCAATGGAACGATCTTCGCCAGAGACAACAACGAGCGTGCCGTCCGAAAGGTCGTTGGTGTTTGATGAAACAAGTTTGTCAGTCGGTTGCAGCCCGGACTCGACCAGTACGAGATCGCCATTGGCCTCGCGGACCGAAATTGTTCTTTCGCGAGCCCGGTTGTTAGCGTCTACGACCCAAACCACGTTGCCGTTCTCGCCTTCGCGAACCAGTTGTTTCGGCACGAACAATCGTGCTGTTTCCTGTGCCACATCTGTCAAGCCAACGATTTCCGGAGCCAGAAATGTTGTTCTCACAAGCATTTCCGGGCTGACCGTGGTCGGCGGATCGAGCAATTCGACTTTGACTTCCAGCGTATTTTTTTGAATGTTGGCCGTGCTGTTCGATTGCAGGACTCGGCCTTTGATTGTCTGGTTCGACGACGCCGTTTCGATCTCAACTGGCTGTCCCGGCTGAACCCGTGGCACATCTTCCAGACGAACGTCGGCGCGAACCTGCAGTCGTTTCGGATCGTACATTTCGACAACTGCGCCGGAGCCTTCACCTGCTACCGAATGTTGGCCTGAGACACGCGTGCCGGGCGGAGCGATCAGTCGTAGAATTCGTCCGTCGATCGGCGATCGAATCGTGTTTCGATCGAACTCAAGTTTTGCTTTCTGCAGTTTCAGCCGCGCCGACTCACGCTTCGCTTCCGCCGAAAGCACCTTGGCTTCCGCTTCTCCAAGCTGTCGATTCTCTTCGACCAGCAGCTCCAGCTGTGAATCGAGAGCTGAAACTTTTTGCTTGAGCGCGGCAATCTCTTTTTGCAGACTTGGCTGCCGCTGCAGCAACTCTCGCAAGTTTGCATCCGTGGCCACGAGTTCAGATTCGGCTTTCTGCAGCAAGACTCCGGCGATCGCATTGCCGGCCGCCCGCTTTCCATTGACGCTCTGAGCCGCGTATTCGGTTTGGGCACGAGCCGATTCGATCTGAAACGGCAAGTTTGCCATCGTCGTCTCCGCTGCCGCCAATCGACTTTTGGCATCCGCCACCTGAACTTGCAGATGCACAGGTTTCTCGACGCGAATCTTTGCTGCACGAAATTCTGACATCGCCTTTCGCAAGTCTCCTTCGGCGTTGGCAAGCTCGGCTTTCGCCTGTTGCACCCTGATTTCGGCATCGATCGTGATCAGCCGAGCAATGGGTTCGCCTTTGCTAACCGATTGGCCTTCGACGACCATTAGCTCTTCAACAACTCCGGGAGCGAGCGCAGGAACACTGATCGCCGTCGGACGCGGTTCAATCCAGCCAGCCGCCTGAAAAAGCGGCTGACCAGATTGCTGAACCGTTGCACGTTTGACGATCACCGGAACGACTTCGACGGTCGGTTTCGGCCACAGCGAATTCCCAGCCGCGCCGAAAACCAACAACGCGAACCCGGCGATCAAGCCGCCAGGAATCACGTATCGTGTCAGCCATTTTCGATTCGTTGGATTGTCTCTGTCACCGTCACTGCGCGGAGTCGCGGGTTGCCGCTGCAATGCCAGTTGAGAAAGATCCAGTTCCGAGTCGCTCATGAGTTGCTCCAGGTTTGCCACCAAAACGGCAGACTACTTTTTCAGGTAGACTTTGTTGGCCAGTAGCGAAAGGTTGCCTTGATCGTCACGCTTGGCCGTGCCTTCGACGACGACCAACGACAATTCTTTGACGCCCAGAAGTTTGCGAGCGTCTTCGGTTACAGGCTTGCCTGCTTCGTCGACGATTTTTACCGTCGCAATATTTTCTTTGACATCA is part of the Mariniblastus fucicola genome and harbors:
- a CDS encoding efflux RND transporter periplasmic adaptor subunit, with translation MSDSELDLSQLALQRQPATPRSDGDRDNPTNRKWLTRYVIPGGLIAGFALLVFGAAGNSLWPKPTVEVVPVIVKRATVQQSGQPLFQAAGWIEPRPTAISVPALAPGVVEELMVVEGQSVSKGEPIARLITIDAEIRVQQAKAELANAEGDLRKAMSEFRAAKIRVEKPVHLQVQVADAKSRLAAAETTMANLPFQIESARAQTEYAAQSVNGKRAAGNAIAGVLLQKAESELVATDANLRELLQRQPSLQKEIAALKQKVSALDSQLELLVEENRQLGEAEAKVLSAEAKRESARLKLQKAKLEFDRNTIRSPIDGRILRLIAPPGTRVSGQHSVAGEGSGAVVEMYDPKRLQVRADVRLEDVPRVQPGQPVEIETASSNQTIKGRVLQSNSTANIQKNTLEVKVELLDPPTTVSPEMLVRTTFLAPEIVGLTDVAQETARLFVPKQLVREGENGNVVWVVDANNRARERTISVREANGDLVLVESGLQPTDKLVSSNTNDLSDGTLVVVSGEDRSIGR
- a CDS encoding ABC transporter ATP-binding protein encodes the protein MALVELRNVSKSFTKGDDTIQPLDGVNLDIEEGDFVSLMGPSGTGKSTLLNVISGIDQPDEGTITVDGVEITKLSRSKLADWRAINLGYIFQTHNLIPVLTTYENVELPTLLLKLTAAERRQRVQLALQAVGLSDRARHYPRQLSGGQEQRVGIARAIVAHPKVVVADEPTGSLDTKTSEQIQSLLQRLNRELNITMLLVTHDSDVAKIASRQLRLDEGKFHEQLPGGVA
- a CDS encoding ABC transporter permease codes for the protein MLRYVLKTLYRHRARTLLTVSGAAVAMFVFCFVGSVQQGLDRLTSGADANRSLIVFQENRFCPTSSRLPQDYASQIRKIEGVADVVPVQVWTNNCRASLDIVVFNGADPQKIKDNRPVELIDGSWEEFQSRRDAAIVGRNFAQRRGIKRGDQFSIGDISVNVAGVFQSSVPSEENLIYTSLDFLQYTRGLDAAGVVTQHEVVLTSSADPDQVARAIDLDLRAGPVATTTRRKGAFQASTLSDLTDLIGFAHWLGYACVGLVLSLVATTTIMSVQDRIKEYAVLQTIGVRPLRAMRLVLAESTILCLVGGLGGTLLALLALQLGGFAIGAEGATIAFRPSFELLAAGVVVSLVVGLVSGIAPAIQAATVPIVKALNQP